The following are encoded in a window of Pongo abelii isolate AG06213 chromosome 16, NHGRI_mPonAbe1-v2.0_pri, whole genome shotgun sequence genomic DNA:
- the LOC129050234 gene encoding golgin subfamily A member 6-like protein 25 — translation MNTCCISFCTCDYRGNTFQLEDIIKQRITDQLRDHHAQTNPSVGAGASDTKKKKINNGTNSETTTSDGCPSPENKQQNRAQLEEEKKANHQHQEALRRELEAQVHTIRILTCQKTELQTALYYSQQAVKQLEGEARDLIGCLHDSWKFAGELEQALSAVTTQKEKADKYIEELTKERDTLSLELYRNTITDEELKEKNAELQEKLRLVESEKSEIQLNVKELKRKLERAKLLLPQQQLQAEADHLGKELQSVSAKLQAQVEENELWNRLNQQQEEKMWSQEEKIREREEKIQEQEEKIREQEEKMRRQEEMMREKEEKIRELEEKIHEQEKIWEEEEKRQEQEKICEQEKRQEQEEKMWRQEEKIHKQEEKIQEQEEKMWRQEEKMHEQEKIWEEEKRQEQEEKMWRQEEKIREQEEMWRQKEKMHQQEEKIREQEEKMWRQEEKIWEQEKKMWRQEEKIREQEEKMGRQEEKIREQEEKMHEQEEKMWRQEEKMHEQEKIREEEKRQEQEEKIWRQEEKIREQEKMWRQKEKMHEQEEKIREQEEKMWRQEEKVRKQKDMMREQEEKIREQEEMMQEQEEKMRRQEEKMWEQEVRLRHQEEKMQELEEHLEAAIYRADDKNAQTINM, via the exons ATGAATACATgttgtatttccttttgcacctgTGATTACAGAGGAAACACCTTTCAACTGGAAGATATCATTAAACAGAGGATAACAGATCAG TTGAGAGACCATCATGCCCAGACCAACCCTAGTGTTGGTGCAGGAGCAAGCGacaccaaaaagaagaaaataaataatggcactAACTCTGAGACAACCACTTCTGATGGTTGCCCCTCACCTGAGAAT aaacaacagaaccGAGCTCAGCTGGAAGAA GAAAAGAAGGCAAACCACCAACATCAGGAAGCTCTAAGGAGGGagctagag GCCCAGGTTCATACCATACGAATCCTTACATGTCAGAAAACCGAGCTTCAGACGGCACTCTATTACAGCCAGCAAGCTGTCAAACAGTTGGAAG GAGAGGCCAGGGATCTGATCGGCTGCCTGCATGATTCATGGAAGTTTGCAGGAGAGTTAGAGCAGGCTCTCTCTGCCGTCACTACACAGAAGGAGAAGGCGGATAAG TACATCGAGGAGTTAACAAAGGAGAGGGACACCCTGAGTCTGGAACTGTACAGGAACAC CATAACCGATGaggagctgaaggagaaaaatgccgaactacaagaaaaacttcgacttgtagaatctgaaaagtctGAGATCCAGCTCAACGTAAAGGAGCTAAAAAGGAAGCTGGAGAGGGCCAAGCTCCTGCTGCCACAG cagcagctgcaggcgGAGGCTGACCACCTGGGTAAGGAGCTGCAGAGTGTGTCAGCAAAGCTCCAAGCCCAGGTGGAAGAGAACGAGTTGTGGAACCGCCTGAACCAGcaacaggaggagaagatgtggagccaggaggagaagatacgggagcggGAGGAGAAGATAcaagagcaggaggagaagatacgggagcaggaggagaagatgcggaggcaggaggagatgatgcgagagaaggaggagaagatacgggagctgGAGGAGAAGATACATGAGCAGGAAAAGatatgggaggaggaggagaagaggcaggagcaggagaagatATGCGagcaggagaagaggcaggagcaggaggagaagatgtggaggcaggaggagaagatacacaagcaggaggagaagatacaggagcaggaggagaagatgtggaggcaggaggagaagatgcatgAGCAGGAGAAGAtatgggaggaggagaagaggcaggagcaggaggagaagatgtggaggcaggaggagaagatacgggagcaggaggagatgtggaggcagaaggagaagatgcaccagcaggaggagaagatacgggagcaggaggagaagatgtggaggcaggaggagaagatatgggagcaggagaagaagatgtggaggcaggaggagaagatacgggagcaggaggagaagatggggaggcaggaggagaagatacgggagcaggaagagaagatgcacgagcaggaggagaagatgtggaggcaggaggagaagatgcacgagcaggagaagatacgggaggaggagaagaggcaggagcaggaggagaagatatggaggcaggaggagaagatacgggagcaggagaagatgtggaggcagaaggagaagatgcacgagcaggaggaaaagatacgggagcaggaggagaagatgtggaggcaggaggagaaggtgCGGAAGCAGAAAGATATGATGcgagagcaggaggagaagatacgtgagcaggaggagatgatgcaggaacaggaggagaagatgcggaggcaggaggagaagatgtgggagCAGGAAGTGAGGCTGCGGcaccaggaggagaagatgcaggaactggag GAGCACCTGGAAGCTGCCATCTACCGAGCAGATGACAAGAACGCACaaacaataaacatgtaa